A portion of the Candidatus Binataceae bacterium genome contains these proteins:
- a CDS encoding methylated-DNA--[protein]-cysteine S-methyltransferase: MNDTLLTDDMLQDDRPLMCDAARDDAAVEAALGVARAPMARALARIRRPRARVGVIETPLGEMLVAESARGLLALRFLDVSGASDPLDALRRRFDLVEDAQAAERVRREILRYLDGDAHALLNHPVDLSLVESPFQRRALMRLRRAVPPGAVITYQALAAAVGAPNAQRAIGTTMAINPVPLYVPCHRVIRSDGTVGHYGGGVERKLRLLRTEGFCVDRDCRLPAGTVMGHLQTRIFCDPRCRAAMRADHNRMVIFADPRRARGAGMRACKLCRPS; the protein is encoded by the coding sequence ATGAACGACACGCTGCTTACGGACGACATGCTCCAGGACGACCGGCCGCTTATGTGCGACGCCGCGCGCGACGACGCCGCAGTCGAGGCGGCGCTCGGCGTGGCGCGCGCGCCGATGGCGCGCGCATTGGCGCGGATTCGCCGCCCGCGGGCGCGCGTCGGGGTGATTGAGACGCCGCTCGGAGAGATGCTGGTGGCGGAAAGCGCGCGCGGCCTGCTCGCGCTGCGCTTTCTTGACGTAAGCGGCGCGTCCGACCCACTCGACGCCCTGCGCCGGCGCTTCGACCTCGTCGAGGACGCACAGGCCGCCGAGCGCGTGCGGCGCGAGATCCTGCGCTATCTCGACGGGGACGCGCACGCGCTGCTGAATCATCCGGTGGACCTCAGCCTCGTCGAGAGCCCCTTCCAGCGGCGCGCACTGATGCGGCTGCGGCGGGCGGTGCCGCCGGGGGCGGTCATCACCTATCAGGCGCTGGCGGCCGCGGTGGGCGCGCCCAACGCGCAGCGCGCGATCGGCACCACGATGGCGATCAATCCGGTTCCGCTCTATGTGCCATGCCATCGTGTGATCCGCTCCGACGGCACGGTCGGGCACTATGGCGGTGGCGTGGAGCGCAAGCTAAGGCTGCTGCGCACGGAGGGCTTTTGCGTCGATCGCGACTGCCGGCTGCCCGCCGGCACAGTGATGGGCCATCTGCAGACGCGGATCTTCTGCGATCCGCGATGCCGCGCGGCCATGCGCGCCGACCACAACCGGATGGTTATCTTCGCCGATCCGCGCCGTGCGCGCGGGGCCGGAATGCGCGCGTGCAAGCTGTGCCGTCCGTCCTAG
- a CDS encoding alpha/beta hydrolase, whose protein sequence is MQLHPQMKAILDQAAAAGAKPFHSMTPVEARQAINGLLEAFKGTPESVAKSERREIPGPAGRIPVQIYTPEGKGPFPVLVYYHGGGWTIGETASWDPFSRSLCNASGCVVIAVEYRLAPEHKFPAPVEDCYAAADWASKNAASIGGDPQRVAVGGDSAGGNLAAAVSLMARDRGGPRLAFQLLIYPATDAALDTPSQQQFKDDGYILSRHDMVWFWGHYLRNDADKSNPYACPAQASDLRGLPPALVVTAGFDPLRDEGETYAARLQDAGVKCECVRYEGVTHGFVLFGTVLDEGRKAIADMGAALKKALAR, encoded by the coding sequence ATGCAACTCCATCCGCAGATGAAGGCGATTCTCGACCAGGCCGCCGCCGCCGGCGCCAAGCCCTTCCATTCCATGACGCCGGTCGAGGCACGCCAGGCGATCAACGGCCTGCTCGAAGCGTTCAAAGGCACGCCGGAATCGGTGGCCAAGTCCGAGCGGCGCGAGATTCCGGGCCCCGCCGGGCGCATCCCGGTCCAGATCTACACGCCCGAGGGCAAGGGTCCGTTTCCGGTGCTGGTGTATTACCATGGCGGCGGATGGACGATCGGCGAGACCGCGTCATGGGATCCGTTCAGCCGCTCGCTGTGCAATGCCTCGGGATGCGTCGTAATTGCGGTCGAGTACCGGCTCGCGCCCGAGCATAAATTTCCCGCTCCGGTCGAAGACTGCTACGCCGCCGCCGACTGGGCATCCAAGAACGCGGCGTCGATCGGCGGCGACCCCCAGCGCGTGGCGGTCGGCGGCGACAGCGCGGGCGGCAATCTCGCTGCTGCGGTCTCGCTGATGGCGCGCGACCGCGGCGGACCCAGGCTCGCCTTCCAGCTGCTCATCTACCCGGCGACCGACGCCGCGCTCGACACGCCCTCGCAGCAGCAGTTCAAGGACGACGGCTACATCCTCTCCCGCCACGACATGGTCTGGTTCTGGGGGCATTACCTGCGCAACGACGCCGACAAGTCGAATCCTTACGCCTGCCCGGCGCAAGCGAGCGACCTGCGCGGTCTGCCGCCGGCGCTGGTGGTGACCGCCGGCTTCGACCCCCTGCGTGATGAGGGCGAGACCTACGCCGCGCGGCTCCAGGACGCCGGCGTCAAGTGCGAGTGCGTGCGCTACGAGGGCGTGACCCACGGCTTCGTGCTGTTCGGGACCGTGCTCGACGAGGGCCGCAAGGCGATCGCCGACATGGGCGCGGCGCTTAAAAAGGCACTCGCGCGGTGA
- a CDS encoding DsbA family protein: MEQPVIPIYFDYASTLCYVAWRIVVELERELGFAALWKGVPIALRNYRARPGQPLGALERARIQNVAAETAVAVEPPARWLDSQPALQGAEFAREAGAFRAYHDAVFRAAFEERADIGALDVLCAIAARAGLDPVRFRDALERGAMAERIAENKREADRFSALGYPTFVLGDFPLIGIQPIETMRMVLGRFLARRAAEPRA, encoded by the coding sequence ATGGAGCAGCCGGTAATTCCGATCTACTTCGACTACGCCTCGACCCTGTGCTATGTCGCCTGGCGGATCGTGGTTGAACTCGAGCGCGAGCTTGGCTTCGCCGCGCTATGGAAGGGCGTACCGATCGCGCTGCGCAATTATCGCGCGCGCCCCGGACAGCCGCTGGGCGCGCTCGAGCGCGCCAGAATTCAAAACGTCGCCGCCGAGACCGCAGTGGCGGTCGAGCCGCCCGCGCGTTGGCTCGACTCGCAGCCTGCGCTCCAGGGCGCGGAGTTCGCGCGCGAGGCGGGCGCGTTCCGCGCCTACCACGACGCGGTCTTTCGCGCCGCCTTTGAGGAACGCGCGGATATCGGCGCGCTCGACGTCCTGTGCGCGATCGCGGCCCGAGCGGGACTGGACCCGGTGCGGTTTCGTGACGCCCTGGAGCGCGGCGCGATGGCCGAGCGGATCGCCGAGAACAAGCGCGAGGCCGATCGCTTCTCAGCGCTCGGCTATCCGACCTTTGTTCTGGGTGATTTCCCGCTTATCGGAATCCAGCCGATCGAGACGATGCGGATGGTGCTCGGGCGGTTCCTCGCACGCCGCGCGGCGGAGCCTCGGGCGTGA
- a CDS encoding gamma-glutamyltransferase family protein has product MIATEHHLSAAAGARIFARGGNAIDAALAATLVEGVVNPHMHTIGGEAPMLVREGGSGRVVAINGNTMAPARATIAHYRALGLELMPGEGLLAAGVPAAFGAVICALENFGTVTLAEVAEPALALCTDGFPMHPGLSGPPDGHEITTALGPSTIRANAEVYRTRWPSTARLYMPGGDVPHPGEIIKNPALANFFRRLLDAEASHRNGGRAAGLRAALERFYRGDIAREIVGHSEAHGGLLALEDLATFTTRIEEPVSRGYRGATVFKCGPWSQGPVFLQQLALLEGFDLRAMGHNSADYLHTLVEAAKLAFADRELYYADPDFVAVPLAALLSERYAALRRELIDTARASMELRPGDPQAMRARADAPAPARPWGAGTTHVDAADRQGNLIAITPSGAWIRSSPVIEALGFPLGTRLQTFYLDERHPNALAPHKRPRTTLTPSIAETRDGRWIAFGTQGGDQQDQWTLQFFLNVVEFEMDLQEAIEAPRYSCVHFPSSFYPHDAHPGVLRLENRVDAQVRAALAERGHLLEERPPWCDGNVLAVSFDGARMALAGGADPRGQLAPLMPAQAIGW; this is encoded by the coding sequence ATGATTGCCACTGAGCATCACCTCTCCGCCGCCGCTGGCGCCCGCATCTTCGCGCGTGGCGGAAATGCAATCGACGCTGCCCTCGCCGCAACCCTCGTCGAGGGCGTGGTCAACCCGCACATGCACACGATCGGCGGTGAGGCGCCGATGCTCGTGCGCGAAGGCGGCTCGGGACGCGTGGTCGCGATCAACGGCAATACGATGGCGCCTGCGCGCGCGACGATCGCCCATTACCGGGCGCTCGGTCTGGAGCTGATGCCCGGCGAGGGGCTGCTCGCGGCCGGCGTGCCCGCCGCCTTCGGCGCCGTGATCTGCGCGCTGGAAAACTTCGGCACGGTGACGCTTGCCGAAGTTGCGGAGCCCGCGCTCGCGCTGTGCACGGACGGCTTTCCGATGCATCCGGGGCTGAGCGGCCCGCCCGACGGCCACGAGATTACGACCGCGCTGGGCCCCTCGACCATCCGCGCCAACGCCGAGGTCTATCGCACCCGGTGGCCGTCAACGGCGCGGCTGTATATGCCCGGCGGTGACGTCCCACACCCGGGCGAGATCATCAAGAACCCGGCGCTCGCGAATTTCTTCCGCCGCCTGCTCGACGCCGAGGCGAGCCATCGCAACGGTGGACGTGCGGCCGGCTTGCGCGCGGCGCTCGAGCGCTTCTATCGCGGCGACATCGCGCGCGAGATTGTCGGCCACAGCGAGGCCCACGGCGGTCTTCTTGCGCTCGAAGACCTCGCCACCTTCACGACCCGTATCGAGGAGCCGGTCAGCCGCGGCTATCGCGGCGCGACGGTGTTCAAATGTGGGCCGTGGTCGCAGGGGCCGGTCTTTCTCCAGCAGCTCGCGCTGCTCGAAGGCTTCGACCTGCGCGCGATGGGCCACAACTCGGCCGACTACCTTCACACCCTGGTCGAGGCGGCCAAGCTGGCGTTTGCCGACCGCGAGCTTTACTACGCCGATCCCGATTTCGTCGCTGTCCCGCTCGCCGCGCTGCTCTCGGAGCGCTATGCAGCGCTGCGGCGCGAGCTTATCGACACGGCGCGCGCCTCGATGGAACTGCGGCCGGGCGATCCGCAGGCGATGCGTGCGCGGGCAGACGCGCCTGCGCCTGCGCGCCCGTGGGGCGCGGGCACGACGCACGTCGATGCTGCCGATCGGCAAGGCAACCTGATCGCGATCACGCCCAGCGGCGCATGGATCCGCAGCTCGCCGGTGATCGAGGCGCTGGGCTTCCCGCTCGGCACGCGTCTTCAGACCTTCTATCTCGACGAGCGTCATCCCAATGCGCTGGCTCCGCACAAACGGCCGCGCACCACGCTGACGCCCTCGATAGCGGAGACGCGCGACGGACGATGGATCGCCTTCGGCACCCAGGGCGGCGACCAGCAGGACCAGTGGACGCTACAGTTCTTTCTTAACGTGGTCGAGTTCGAGATGGACTTACAGGAGGCGATCGAAGCTCCGCGCTACTCGTGCGTGCATTTTCCTTCGTCGTTCTATCCGCATGACGCACATCCGGGCGTCTTGCGGCTGGAGAATCGCGTCGACGCGCAGGTGCGCGCGGCGCTCGCCGAGCGCGGTCATTTGCTCGAGGAACGGCCGCCGTGGTGCGACGGCAATGTGCTCGCGGTCTCATTCGACGGCGCGCGCATGGCTCTGGCCGGCGGTGCCGACCCGCGCGGGCAACTCGCGCCGCTGATGCCGGCGCAGGCGATCGGATGGTAG
- a CDS encoding Dam family site-specific DNA-(adenine-N6)-methyltransferase, translated as MSPAFAPATAPGLRPPLKWAGGKRWLVPHLRRLWAGHSQRRLVEPLCGGLAIALGLMPARASLADINPHVVNFYRWLKRGLKIGLEMRNDATLYYTHRARFNELIAGGDANSEEAAALFYYLNRTGYNGLCRFNSKGEFNVPFGRYIRINYSTDFSSYREAFARWEFEAGDFESLPLERGDFIYADPPYDVVFTQYSKERFGWDEQVRLAEFLARHRGPVVLSNQATPRIARLYRRLGFSLHILDAPRRISCTGDRHPAREVLATRGL; from the coding sequence GTGAGCCCCGCCTTCGCCCCAGCGACCGCGCCGGGGCTGCGGCCGCCGCTCAAGTGGGCAGGAGGCAAGCGATGGCTGGTGCCTCATCTGCGCCGGCTATGGGCCGGGCATTCGCAGCGGCGGCTCGTGGAGCCCTTGTGCGGCGGACTTGCGATTGCGCTCGGCCTGATGCCAGCGCGGGCGTCGCTCGCCGACATCAACCCACACGTGGTGAACTTCTACCGATGGCTCAAGCGGGGGCTGAAGATCGGGTTGGAGATGCGCAACGACGCGACGCTCTACTATACGCATCGCGCGCGCTTCAATGAACTGATCGCCGGCGGGGACGCAAACAGCGAAGAAGCGGCGGCGCTCTTCTACTATCTCAATCGCACAGGCTACAACGGGCTGTGCCGATTCAATAGTAAGGGCGAATTCAACGTGCCCTTCGGCCGTTATATCAGAATCAACTACTCTACTGACTTTTCCTCGTACCGGGAGGCGTTCGCACGATGGGAGTTCGAGGCGGGCGATTTCGAGTCGCTGCCGCTTGAGCGCGGCGATTTCATCTACGCCGATCCGCCCTATGATGTAGTGTTCACTCAATACTCAAAGGAACGGTTCGGATGGGACGAGCAGGTGCGGCTGGCTGAGTTCTTGGCGCGCCATCGCGGCCCGGTGGTGCTGTCGAACCAGGCGACCCCACGAATCGCGCGGCTTTATCGCAGGCTCGGCTTTTCGCTGCATATCCTCGATGCACCGCGCCGCATCAGCTGCACCGGCGACCGCCATCCCGCTCGCGAGGTCCTCGCGACGCGCGGCCTATAG
- a CDS encoding glycine zipper domain-containing protein: MAAAALILGAAFALAGCSGQPLSTREKGTLGGGLLGAGAGAIIGSAVGAPGAGAAIGGALGAGTGFVVGNAMQNQEVTSQQQQGQIQAQQREIQSQRRQIQQLQQQQETE; this comes from the coding sequence ATGGCGGCCGCAGCGCTGATTTTGGGCGCGGCCTTTGCGCTGGCAGGATGCAGCGGCCAGCCGCTGTCAACGCGCGAGAAGGGCACACTGGGCGGTGGGCTGCTTGGCGCAGGTGCCGGCGCAATCATCGGCTCCGCGGTGGGTGCCCCGGGCGCGGGCGCAGCGATCGGCGGTGCGCTGGGCGCCGGCACCGGCTTTGTGGTCGGCAACGCGATGCAAAATCAGGAAGTCACTTCACAGCAGCAACAGGGTCAAATCCAGGCTCAGCAGCGCGAGATCCAGAGCCAGCGCCGCCAGATCCAGCAGCTCCAGCAGCAGCAGGAAACCGAGTAG
- a CDS encoding alpha/beta hydrolase — protein sequence MPLDPQMKAILDKAAAAGNPPFHKLTPAAARAFIRSRPPMGAPESVAHVEDRRIPGPAGQIPIRIYRPIGSAPLPAVVFFHGGGWVVGDIEMTDPVCRILTNAARCATVSVDYRLAPEHRFPAGPEDCYAATRWVAENAAMIGADPARLAVAGTSAGASLATVAAMMARDRGGPQLGYQVLWYPATDAEMDTPSHRNYATDSYYFLSRADMEWFWGHYLSSERDKANPYCAPAAAKDLSGLPPALVITAEYDPLRDEGEEYAARLRRAGVATRCTRYEGVTHGFVGMAQILAKGRQAVEEAAAALRETFGR from the coding sequence ATGCCGCTCGACCCGCAGATGAAGGCGATCCTCGACAAAGCCGCCGCGGCCGGCAATCCGCCCTTCCATAAGCTCACGCCGGCGGCGGCGCGCGCCTTCATCCGCAGTCGCCCGCCGATGGGCGCGCCGGAGTCGGTCGCCCATGTCGAAGACCGGCGCATCCCGGGCCCCGCCGGCCAGATCCCCATCCGCATCTACCGGCCCATCGGGAGCGCGCCGCTGCCGGCGGTGGTTTTCTTTCACGGCGGCGGATGGGTGGTCGGCGACATCGAGATGACCGACCCGGTGTGCCGGATTCTGACCAACGCCGCGCGCTGCGCAACGGTGTCGGTCGATTACCGGCTGGCCCCCGAGCATCGCTTCCCCGCCGGTCCCGAGGATTGTTACGCGGCCACGCGATGGGTGGCCGAGAACGCGGCGATGATCGGCGCCGACCCCGCGCGGCTTGCGGTCGCTGGTACCAGCGCGGGCGCGTCGCTGGCGACGGTGGCGGCGATGATGGCGCGCGACCGCGGCGGGCCACAGCTCGGCTACCAGGTGTTGTGGTATCCGGCAACCGACGCCGAGATGGATACGCCGTCGCATCGCAACTACGCCACCGACAGCTACTACTTCCTCTCGCGCGCCGATATGGAATGGTTCTGGGGCCACTACCTGTCGTCGGAGCGCGACAAGGCCAATCCCTACTGCGCACCCGCCGCGGCCAAGGACTTAAGCGGCCTGCCGCCCGCGCTCGTGATCACCGCCGAGTACGATCCGCTGCGCGACGAGGGCGAGGAGTACGCCGCGCGGCTGCGGCGCGCGGGCGTGGCGACGCGATGCACGCGTTACGAGGGCGTGACCCACGGTTTTGTCGGGATGGCGCAGATCCTCGCCAAGGGCCGCCAGGCGGTCGAGGAAGCTGCCGCCGCCCTGCGCGAGACGTTCGGCCGCTGA
- a CDS encoding cyclase family protein — protein MGITGGVAAAVALLMLAAVGPARAQGELFNPEKIVSLNENGKVVDLSYTFDASTIYWPTEGGFVHQFEQFGIHQPGGYFYASARFAAAEHGGTHMDAPLHFNRNGMAVDQIPMSYLMGPAAVIDFSARALKDPDAMLTLEEVHAYERTHGQIPSGAIVVARSGWGRYWPDRKQYLGSDKPGDVTHLHFPGFSPEAVKFLLTQRNVVALAIDTASIDPGSSTDFPVHRLWLGANRVAFENLANADKLPFGGATLFCIPLKIAHGTGAPTRIFAILP, from the coding sequence ATGGGCATAACGGGCGGCGTGGCGGCCGCAGTGGCGCTGTTGATGCTTGCGGCGGTGGGGCCGGCGCGAGCGCAAGGCGAGCTGTTCAATCCGGAGAAGATCGTCAGCCTCAACGAGAACGGCAAGGTCGTCGATCTGAGCTACACGTTCGACGCCTCGACCATCTACTGGCCCACCGAAGGGGGCTTCGTGCATCAGTTCGAACAGTTCGGCATCCATCAGCCGGGTGGCTACTTCTATGCCTCGGCGCGCTTCGCCGCCGCCGAGCATGGTGGTACACACATGGACGCGCCGCTGCACTTCAACCGCAACGGGATGGCCGTCGATCAGATTCCGATGAGCTACCTGATGGGGCCCGCGGCCGTTATCGACTTTTCCGCCCGCGCCCTCAAAGACCCCGACGCGATGCTTACGCTGGAGGAAGTCCACGCCTACGAACGCACGCATGGGCAGATTCCGTCGGGGGCGATCGTGGTCGCTCGCTCGGGATGGGGTCGATACTGGCCAGATCGCAAACAGTATCTCGGTAGCGACAAGCCCGGCGACGTGACCCACTTGCACTTTCCCGGCTTTTCCCCCGAGGCTGTGAAATTTTTACTCACCCAGCGCAATGTGGTAGCGCTGGCGATCGACACTGCCAGCATCGATCCTGGCAGCTCCACCGACTTCCCGGTGCATCGCCTATGGCTGGGCGCAAACCGGGTCGCGTTTGAAAATCTCGCCAACGCGGATAAGCTCCCGTTCGGCGGAGCGACCCTATTCTGTATTCCGTTGAAAATCGCGCACGGCACCGGCGCTCCGACCAGGATTTTCGCAATACTTCCGTAG
- a CDS encoding glycine zipper domain-containing protein yields MRKGTVVTILLAAAGALLLAGCSGQPLSTREKGTLLGGGLGAATGAIIGAAVGAPGAGAAIGGALGGVTGFAVGNEMQNNEVQQQQTQGQIQQQQQELEQQRQEIERLKQQQQTE; encoded by the coding sequence ATGCGCAAGGGCACGGTTGTGACAATTTTACTGGCGGCGGCTGGAGCGCTGTTGTTGGCCGGATGTTCCGGGCAGCCGCTGTCGACACGTGAAAAGGGTACGCTTTTGGGCGGCGGCTTGGGTGCCGCAACCGGCGCGATTATCGGCGCCGCAGTCGGCGCGCCCGGTGCAGGCGCCGCCATCGGCGGCGCGCTGGGCGGCGTGACCGGCTTTGCGGTCGGCAATGAGATGCAGAACAACGAGGTCCAGCAGCAGCAGACCCAAGGCCAGATTCAGCAGCAGCAGCAGGAGCTCGAGCAGCAGCGACAGGAGATCGAGCGGCTCAAGCAGCAGCAGCAAACCGAGTGA
- a CDS encoding RNA polymerase sigma factor has translation MKSIATLALPPPFEEALSRHEREIMRFLLRMTRDREDALDLFQETWLRAYRAYSQLDSEAGLRPWLYKIAANLCRNRARDHARRARVFRTGAEPPGGENGALHAAAVADGHAGMLNLKRALARLPHKQGLALVMRKFEGLEYEEIGAALDCSAESARAHVYQALKKLQAIR, from the coding sequence ATGAAATCCATCGCCACGCTCGCCCTGCCGCCTCCGTTCGAGGAGGCGCTAAGCCGCCACGAGCGCGAAATCATGCGCTTTCTCCTGCGCATGACGCGCGACCGCGAGGACGCGCTCGACCTCTTCCAGGAGACTTGGCTGCGCGCCTACCGCGCCTATTCGCAGCTCGACTCGGAGGCGGGGCTGAGGCCGTGGCTGTACAAGATCGCCGCCAACCTCTGCCGCAACCGCGCGCGCGATCACGCCCGCCGCGCGCGCGTCTTTCGCACCGGCGCCGAACCACCGGGCGGGGAAAATGGCGCGCTGCACGCGGCTGCGGTCGCCGACGGCCACGCCGGCATGCTCAATCTCAAGCGCGCGCTGGCGCGGCTCCCGCACAAGCAGGGGCTGGCGCTGGTGATGCGCAAGTTCGAGGGGCTGGAATACGAGGAGATCGGCGCCGCGCTCGATTGCTCGGCCGAAAGCGCGCGCGCTCACGTTTACCAGGCGCTTAAAAAGCTCCAGGCGATTCGGTGA